One part of the Carassius gibelio isolate Cgi1373 ecotype wild population from Czech Republic chromosome B6, carGib1.2-hapl.c, whole genome shotgun sequence genome encodes these proteins:
- the LOC127959837 gene encoding glutamine synthetase yields MATSSSSKLSKAVKQQYMDLPQGDQVQAMYIWIDGTGEGLRCKTRTLDSEPKTIEELPEWNFDGSSTYQSEGSNSDMYLIPQAMFRDPFRKDPNKLVLCDVLKYNRKPAETNLRQMCKKIMGMVQNQHPWFGMEQEYTLLGTDGHPFGWPSNGFPGPQGPYYCGVGADKAYGRDVVEAHYRACLYAGVKICGTNAEVMPAQWEFQVGPCEGIEMGDHLWIARFLLHRVCEDFGIVASFDPKPIPGNWNGAGCHTNFSTKEMREEGGLKYIEESIERLAKRHQYHIRAYDPKGGLDNARRLTGHHETSNINEFSAGVANRGASIRIPRSVGQEMKGYFEDRRPSANCDPYAVTEALIRTCLLSEEGDEPVKYN; encoded by the exons ATGGCCACTTCATCCAGTTCCAAGCTGAGCAAAGCTGTGAAGCAGCAGTACATGGACCTCCCTCAGGGAGACCAGGTTCAAGCTATGTACATTTGGATTGATGGAACCGGAGAGGGATTGAGATGCAAGACCAGGACTCTTGATTCAGAACCTAAGACCATTGAAG AGCTTCCTGAATGGAACTTTGATGGTTCCAGCACATATCAGTCCGAGGGGTCCAACAGTGACATGTACTTGATCCCACAAGCCATGTTCAGAGACCCCTTCAGGAAGGACCCCAACAAACTGGTTTTGTGTGATGTCCTCAAATACAACCGCAAACCTGCAG aAACCAACCTTCGTCAGATGTGTAAAAAGATCATGGGTATGGTGCAGAACCAGCATCCTTGGTTTGGAATGGAACAAGAGTACACTCTTCTCGGCACAGATGGTCATCCATTTGGTTGGCCCTCCAATGGCTTCCCTGGACCTCAAG GTCCATACTACTGTGGTGTGGGAGCTGATAAGGCCTATGGACGAGATGTTGTAGAAGCCCATTATAGAGCCTGTCTGTATGCTGGAGTAAAAATCTGTGGCACCAATGCTGAGGTCATGCCTGCACAG TGGGAGTTTCAAGTCGGCCCTTGTGAGGGGATTGAGATGGGAGACCATTTGTGGATCGCCCGCTTCCTCCTGCACAGGGTTTGTGAGGACTTTGGCATCGTGGCCTCTTTCGACCCCAAGCCCATTCCAGGGAACTGGAATGGAGCTGGCTGCCACACCAACTTCAGCACGAAGGAGATGCGTGAAGAAGGGGGTTTGAA aTACATTGAGGAGTCGATTGAGAGGCTGGCCAAGAGACACCAGTACCATATTCGTGCCTATGATCCTAAAGGAGGGTTGGACAATGCCAGGCGACTGACCGGCCATCACGAGACCTCCAACATCAACGAGTTCTCTGCTGGAGTGGCTAACCGTGGTGCTAGCATCCGCATCCCACGATCTGTGGGCCAGGAAATGAAGGGCTACTTTGAAGACCGTCGTCCCTCAGCCAACTGCGATCCGTACGCAGTCACTGAAGCTCTCATACGCACATGTCTGCTCAGTGAAGAGGGCGATGAGCCAGTGAAGTACAATTGA